DNA from Nitrospina gracilis Nb-211:
CGGGACCGGGCTTCGCCTCCATGGTTGCGGAAGATCCCTTCAACCCCGTTATGGATATCTCCAAGAACGTGGACTGGGCCAATGTAAAAGGCTACCTGAAGGGTGAGGAAGTTGGTTACTGGGCGCATCGTGACAAGGCTCTGATCGTCAATACCCCGCGGTATGGACGTAAGGTCTTCACGGGTCGCACCCATATGCCGACTCCGAGTAAGTTGATCTGGTTTGTTAACGTCAACGTCATCAACAACGCGAAGTGGTTCTACGAGTTGGTGTTCAACACCAACAACAACGTAGACATGATCGTAGCTCAGGACATCGAGTTCACCGGTTCCTGCGAGTACTCCGACTTTGTACTGGCGGCGAACAGCTGGGCCGAGTTCGAGTCTTACGAAATCACTTCGGCGTGTTCGAACCCGTTCCATCAGATCTGGGGCGGCACCGGCATCAAACCGGTATTCGACACGATCGATGACAACCTGATCCACCGCGAGTTCGCGAAACGCCTGTCCCAGGTCACCGGTGACAAACGCTTTGCGGATTACGTGAAGGTATACGAGGGTGAGGCGCCGAACCGGACGAAGGCGATGATTCGCCGGCTGTTCACGACGGCCACCTCGGGTATGGGCTACAACATCGACGACATCATCAACGGCAAGTATGGTGAGCCGGGTGCCTGTCTGTTGCTGTACCGCACCTATCCGCGGTCTCCGTTCTGGGAAATGTACACGGAGTCCAAACCCTTCTACACTCCGAACGGCCGCATCCAGTTCTACAACGACGAGCCGGAAGCGATCGAATGGGGTGAAAACTTCATCGTTCACAGGGAAGGTCCTGAGGCGACTCCTTACCTGCCGAACGTCATCGTATCCACCAACCCCTACATCCGCCCGGACGATTACGGGATTCCGGAAGACGAGCAGGATCCGGATCTGCGTCACGTTCGTAACATCAAGAAGCCGTGGTCTTCGGTACGTACGACCAAGAACTTCTTGTGGGAGAAGGGGTACCGGTTCTACTGCGTCACTCCGAAATCCAGACATACGGCTCATTCGTCCTGGGCGACGACTGACTGGAACATGATCTGGAACAACAACTTTGGCGATCCTTACCGCATGGATAAGCGGTCTCCGGGTGTTGGTGAGTGGCAGGTGCACATGAACCCGTTCCTGTGTAAGGACTTGGGTATCAACGACGGCGACTACGTGTATGTAGACGCGAACCCGGCCGACCGCCCGTACATGGGCTGGAAGCCGTCGGATCCGCGCTACAAGGTTGCCCGCCTGATGCTCCGTGCGAAGTACAACCCCGCGTATCCGTATCACACGTCCATGATGAAACACTCTTGTTGGACGTCGACGGAGCGCTCGGTTAAAGCGCACGAAGAGCGCCCGGACGGACGCGCGTTGTCAATGACCACTCCGTACCAGTCCAACTTCCGGTACGGCGGTCAGCAGTCGATCACCCGCTCTTGGTTGATGCCGATGCATCAGACGGACAGTCTGTTCCATAAGGCAAAATCCAAGATGAAGTTCATGTTCGGGTACGAGGCAGACAACCATGCCATCAACGCTGTGCCGAAAGAGACTTTGGTTAAGTTCTCCAAGGCGGAAGACGGTGGTATGCATGGTAAGGGACTGTGGGAACCGGTTCGTACCGGTTACACTCCGGAGTCTCCGTTGAAAGACCGCTTCGCCGAGATGTACCTGGCAGGTCAGTACATCCGCGTAAAAATTTAAAGTGTGGGTGCGGGTCCCTTCGGGGGCCCGCGCCGGCTTTGAATGCGGTGTTTCAAATCTGATTAGCAACCGGGACCGTAGCTCTGAAAGAGCGGCGGTTTTAATGGAGGTTACAAGATGCCTGAAGTCTATAACTGGCAGTTGGGTCGCATGATGACCTATGTGTACGAGGAGAAGCATCCGAAGGAGCAGTTCACGTTCGTGTTCAACACGAACCGCTGTATTGCGTGTCAGACGTGCACGATGGCCCACAAGTCGACCTGGACCTTTTCGAAGGGCCAGGAGTATATGTGGTGGAACAACGTGGAGACGAAGCCTTACGGTGGTTATCCTCAGTTTTGGGATTGGAAGATCTTGAAGATGCTGGAGCAGTCGAATCCGGGTCAGAACGTATGGAACGTCCGGAAGACTTCGAACAAGGCGATTCACGGTGTGTACGAAGGTGTGACCATCTTCGAGGCTCCGGCGAAGATCGGCCTGAACCAGCAGGCAATCGGTTACGTACCGACGGACGAAGAGTGGCGCTTCCCGAACTTCGGTGAAGACACGGCTCACGGCCGCGAGTTCACGCAGTCGCGCGAAGGCACCTTCGGCGGCGACAACGGCGTGAAGTCGGTATTGCCTGAACACAAGATCTGGTTTTTCTACCTGCAACGCATCTGCAACCACTGCACGTATCCGGGTTGTCTGGCGGCATGTCCGCGCAAGGCGATCTACAAGCGTCAGGAGGACGGTATCGTACTGATCGACCAGTCCCGCTGCCGCGGATACAAGAAGTGTGTTGAGCAGTGTCCGTACAAGAAACCGATGTTCCGCGGCACGACCCGGATTTCCGAGAAGTGCATCGCGTGTTATCCGCGGATCGAGGGACTGGATCCCTTGACCGAGGGCGACCAGATGGAGACGCGCTGTATGGCGGCTTGCGTTGGCAAGATCCGTCTGCAGGGTCTGGTGAAGATCGGTTCGAACGGAGAATGGGCGCATGATCCGGACAATCCTCAGTACTACCTGATCAAGGACCGGAAAGTGGCCCTGCCGCTGTACCCGCAGTTTGGCACGGAGCCGAACGGATACTATGTTCCGTCGCGGCACGTACCTCGTGCGTACTCACAGCAGATGTTCGGCCCGGGCGTGGATCATTCGATCGACCAGTACATGGTTCCGGATCGGGATCTGCTGGGCGTCTTGCAGTTGTTCCGGACGACGCAGCGCATCATCTTCAAGTGGAAGCGCGAGCCGGGTCCGAAGATCTTCGAGACGAACATTCACGGCAAGAAGTTCGAGATGTACAACGACACCATCATCGGGTTCAACCGGAAGGGTAAGGAGATCATCCGCGTGACGGTTGAAGAGCCTTTCTACGTCCGGCCCGAAGAGCATCCTGGTGCGTTCTAAGTCGGGTATCATCTGCCGCACCGGAACAGGGCACAATGCCCTGTTCCGGGAGGCGGTTTGAACCTGGTTTGGAACGAGAGGGAATGCGCTTTCAAACCCGGAAACTGCTAAACAGGAGGAAAACCGTGAAAATGAAAAAAAGCGTAGTATTCGCATTGATTGCCGCGTTCATCCTGGGTGGTGCGGTGGTGTCTTCCGCGGCAACCATCGAAGCCCTGAATGTCGGTAAGCGGGACATTCCGGTTGACCCGACCGATCCTTTCTGGTCCAACTACGGACCGACCAAGGGTCGTCATGTGGTCATCGATATGGACCCGCAGATGATCACCAACCCGATGTGGCCGAACCCGGCTACGAAGTGGGTGAACGTCAAGGCGGCACGCAGTGATAAAGAAATCGCAGTCCGCCTGGAGTGGAACGATGGTGTTCGTGATGACATCATGGTCCGCTCTCAACATTACAAAGATCAGGCCGCGCTGATGTTCCCGGTGAAGGCAGGCAGTGAGCCTCCGTTCACCATGGGTTCCGAGGGCGAGCGTGTCAACATCTGGCAGTGGAAAGCGACCTGGGACAAAGAGGGCGCTGGCCGTGCCGGTAACGAAGGCATGCAGGACCTGGAGGACTACTACGCCGATATGGCTATGGGTTCTGCTGGTTACTACATGTATGAGCCGGATGGCAACCTGGCGCTGAAGGGTGCCTTGAAACCGGGAATGTCCGGTAGCAAGGATGAGCGCGCCAAGGGTGGCGTTCACACCGGCGGCGCTGGTGAGATCGCTGAGCGCTCCACGTTTGTGGATTTTGGCATGGGTAAAAACGAAGGCGTTTACAACCCGGGCCGCGCAACCCACAACATCCTGTCCGACGCTTCCATGCGCCGGTCTCCGGTTGAAGACCTCAACGCAGAGGGCTTCAGCACGCTGACCACGCAGGCAAACCAGGACGTGGATGGCAAAGGGAACTGGAGCAACAACCGCTGGTCCGTGGTTTTCAAACGCTCTTTGAAAACTGACGACGCCAACGATGCGCAGTTCACCGGCAACAGCATTCCGATGGCTATCGCTATCTGGAACGGCGCCAACAAGGAGCGCAATGGCCAGAAAGCCATTACGGCCTGGAATACCCTGAAGTACTAACCGACGGGCATTCTAAAAATACAAACCGGGAATGGGTTAAACCCATTCCCGGTTTTTTTTGCTTGCTGAATGTGACGGTAAAATTAGAGAGGACCGTGTTAACGGTTGGGTGAGTTTTTCAGCTCACTCCGCTTCCCACCCCATATCCATCCAACGTTGCATGCCGCCCTGGCTGACGCAGATGATATTGGTGAGTCCGGCGTTCTCCAGCAATTCCGCGGCCTTCTGCGCGCGCCCCCCCATCTTGCAGTGCACGTACACGTTTTTGTACTTCTTCAGTTCGTCGGCAATGTCTTCCACGTCCTCGTGGTTTTTGTTGCGGGCTCCCTTAATGTGAGCCTCCTCAAATTCTTCTTCCGTACGAACATCGAGAATCAAATCGTCCGGCCCCATGCCGGGCACCAAGTCGTGCAGTTTGTCCACGCTTATATGTTCCATGAAGAACTTTCTCCTCTTGATGAACTGAAGAACTTCGTTCGGTGTGTTAACAAATTCCAGACCCGGCAAATTTGACAGTGTGGGCCGGGCCAACCGGAAAATTCTGCCAAAAACCCGACGCGCCGCCTTCTTCCGACCCCACCCCCGCTTTGCGGCGACGCATCGCTAAAGCCAATGGTTTAAAGGCGTTCCCAGCTTCTTAGTGCCAATAAAACAACGAATTAATATTTGGCACCGTTCTTGCTGAAATCCCTGCATCGGGAACATAAGGAGTCAAAAATGCTCGAAGGTTTATATATAGCATCCTCTGCCGGGGTGAAGCAACAGCGAAAGCTGGACGTCATCAGCAACAACATGGCGAACCTGAACACGCCCGGTTTCAAGAGAGACGATTTGGTTTTTAAGGAACTGATACCTCCATTCGCGGCACCGCAAAGTATGGAAGCCAACCGCAATACTCTGCTTCCGTCCGGCCTTTCCAACCAGGGCGTGAGCTATGTGGAAGTCAACGGCCAGGTCACGGATTTTCATCAGGGCGCCCTGGTGAGCACCGGCAACCCGTTTGATCTGGCAATGGAAGGAGACGGCTTTTTTGTGGTCGAAACACCGGATGGCCCGCGCTATGCGCGAACCGGAAGTTTTAAGGTGGATGACCAAAGGCGGCTGGTGGACAAGGAGGGGCACGTCCTGCAAGGCGTTGGGGAAACCAACCTCTTGATGCCGATCGACAGCTCGGTCGTCAGTGTGGACAGCCAGGGAAGCATTTCCATCTTGTCCAATCAGCAGGTTCAAAACATAGGTCAACTGAAAGTGGTCCGGTTTGAAAATCCGGGGACTTTAAAAAAGGAAGGGAATGGCCTGTACTCCCTAAGCGACCCGAATGAGCAGGCCCTTCCTCATGAAAATCCGGGCGTCCTGCAAGGGTTTGTGGAGCACAGCAACGTCAACGCGGTGGAAGAAATGACCAAAATGATCCAGACCTTGCGTACGTTCGAGGCGTATCAGCGGATTATCCAATCCATAGATGATGCGGATCAGCAATCGATTACAAGCATTGCCCGGCTGGCATAAAAGTCTGGGGAAAAAATTGGGATAGTCCCGAAACCCACGCGATAAAGGAACACTATTATGATGCGATCATTGTATACCGCCGCCACAGGCATGAACGCCCAGGACCTGAATGTGAGCGTGATCTCCAACAACCTGGCCAACGTGAATACCTCCGGATTCAAACGGAGCCGTGCGGATTTTCAGGACCTGCTTTACCAGACGCTGAAATTGCAGGGCACGCTGTCCAACACCGGTAACCAGGTGCCGACGGGTATCCAACTGGGTTTGGGTGTGAAACCGGCCGCGGTTCAAAAGATATTTTTGCAAGGTGATTTTGCCCAGACGCAGAACCCACTGGACATCGCCATCGAAGGCGATGGTTTTTTCCAGATCACGACGCCCAGCGGTAACATCGCCTACACCCGTGCCGGCACTTTCAAACTGAACCAGACGGGACAGATCGTCACTTCGGACGGCCTGCTCATGCAACCGGCTGTCACCATCCCGCAGAACGCGTTGAACATTTCGGTCGATCCCTCCGGCGTGGTCTCCGTCACTCAGCCGAACTCGCCGACACCCTCGGTTGTAGGTAACATTCAGATCGCCACTTTTCAGAACCCGGCGGGTCTCCAGGCTTTGGGCGACAACCTGTTTTTGCAGACTGGATCATCGGGAACACCCATCGTGGGAACGCCGGCCCTGGATAACCGGGGAGCGATCAAGCAGGGGTTTCTGGAGTTGTCCAATGTGAGCGTGGTGGAGGAGCTGGTTAACCTGATCACCGCTCAACGTGCCTACGAGGTCAATTCCCGCACGGTTCAAACCGCTGACGAGATGCTTCAGATTGCGAGCAACCTGAAGCGCTGATAAGAGGTCACAATGATTAATAAAACCATAAAAAAAATCCAGAGCCGCCTGCTCCTCGTAACCGGCCTCCTGGTCTGCCTGATTGGAATCTCGAGCCTCCCGTCCTGGGCGGCCTCCACCCAGGTGATCGAGGCAAAGATCATTCAGGAAAAGGCCCTGCAGTATTTGACCGGTCAGTTGACGTGGGCCCCCGATCGCATGAAGGTGGATATTTCGTATAAAGGTGGGGATGTGAGCCTGCCCGAAGGCAATGTGGATTTTGATTTTCGCCTTCCGGGGCACAAAAACAGAATGGGAGCCATTCCCTTCAACCTCACCCTCCGTGTCGATAACGTGATCAGGCACCGCATCACCCTGCTGGCAAGCGTTGAGGTTCTGTTCGATGTGGTTCAGACAACCAGAACCTTGCGGAGGGGAGATGTCATTTCCGGTCATGATGTGGAGCTGGTTCAGGTGGCATCCACTATAACGTGCCACTTAATTTGAGACAAAGTGACACTTAGTTTGAGATCACTTTATAACCGAAAATTTCAATTGGCACGGTTCTTGCTATCCCGGTATTTGAGTGTGAATCTATTCACTCCCACCCTCAATTACTTATTAAAATTTCCCGCGCCCGACGGGGCGCATCCCGCCGATTATTCAGGCTGTAATGGACTTCCTGGGTGGATTTTATCTTAAAGCCTTTATATAACTTTCGGATGGCGGTGCAATCATTATAGCTTAAAACAAACCGACCCTTCACATCCCCCAAAACCTCCCGCAACCGCCGGTGATCCGCCTCACTGAAATCGTGTTGATAGAAGCGTTCCCCCGGTGTCCAGTAGGGCGGGTCCAGGTAAAACAGCGTCTCCGGCGAATCGTACAACGCGATCACCTTCTCGAACGAACGGTTATCGATGTACACCCGATCCAGCCTTATGGCCACTGCATCGAGGAACTCCGGATCCACCAGCCGCTTTGCCGGCTGTGTGCGGCTGAACCCCCCATCCTTGCCCGATAGAGCTGCCGAACGCCGACCGGATCAAAAACAAAAAGCGCGCCGCACGCTCCACCTCGTCCTCGGCCGGCTGATCCAGTTCCTTTAAAAACCGGTAGTAAGTTTGCCGCGAAAAAAGCGCCATCCGGAAACATTCTACCAGCGCCGAAGGCCGGTGCTTCACAACCCGGAATAGATTCACCAGCTCACCGTGGATATCGTTGTACACCTCCACCTTGCTGGTGGAGGCATCCTTACGGAACAACACCCAAGCCGCGCCGCCGAACACTTCCACGTACGTCCGATGCGGCGGGAATAATTCGACGATCGATGCCGCCAACCGGCTCTTTCCCCCTACCCACGAGATAAAACTTTTCATCAGCACCTCCATAAAAGAAGGCGCTCCCGGCGCTCAGATTTTGTTGACCGTTTTGCATTTCCTGCATTTTATCTCCACCACCGGTACGCTCAGGCTTTTTAAAAGCTCAACAAACCACGCCTGTACCACCCGCATCAACAGCGCACCACAACTAGAACATCTTCTTTCCTGCTCGTCTCTGGCCATGTAGAATACCCGCGCGTTTCATTTTGCTGGGAGTGGCGGTCTCTACCGTGGCCAGTTCCTGCTGGTCGGTCCGGGTGCCCAACACCCGGCCCGCTCCCTGTTTTATTTTGTGATGTGCTTGCACGCCCACATCACCGCTTCCTCGACTTTGGTTTTAGCGATCGAGATCTCGCGGCTTGGTTCCATGTTTTCCAGGTGATGATGGAATTGAGCGCCCAGGTCTTTAATGGCGCACATATTTTCCTTTTCCGCCTCACTCAACGTGCGGTACTGATGCCGCATCACGTTCTTTCCCGCGCGATTGTCGCTCGTGCTTTCGAATTGTTCCGGCATAATTCCTCCTTTAAAAGTTTTAATCTTTAGATTTTAAGGCGGAGGTGGCCACGCGACATTTGTGGCCGGGTTGAATTCCATTTTCTGTTGGTCCGTCCAATTCGGAATATCCTGGATGGCCGCCTTCGCGGCGGCCCGGACCTGCTTGGTCCATTGGAACACGGTTTTTAGCTGGTTGACTTCACCCTGTTGCGCCGCATTCCACGACTTGCCGTTGACCCGCATCAACAACAATTCACTGGCCCGGGCCATCATTTGGCCTTGCTTCACATCCTGCGCGGTGAAAAATGCTTCAATGCGGCGTTGGGCTTCCTGTTTGATGGCCGCCTTCAAGGCGGCATTGGAAGGCACATCCTGCAAAGGCGTGTTCCCGGCATCCATCCATTCCTGAACCGCCCGATAATGCCGGTTGCCGGGATCGGCGGGAATGACCGCGCCTGTTTCCATGTCCTGATACCCGCCCGCCTGCAAAGCCTTGTACGGTTCGGCTCGCACTTCGGCGGGTTGGGCGAAAGCGGCCAATGCGGCCAGCAAAACCGCGATAATTGAAACCATCCATTTCATAATTGAAAGCTCCTTATAATTCGGCGTCGGCCATCCAGTGAAATTCCATGCCCTTACCGGCGGTCGTGGTGTCCATAACAACCAGGAAGCCGGTCGTGCTTGGAAGATGTACAGGGGTATTGAACGCGGGGGCCTCGTGTATGCCGCCATTTACTGTTACTTGATTCGCAGTCCCCTGAACATCCCAATAGCTCATTGTAGGGTTTACCCGCTTTTCCACTTTAAACTGGACGCTATCCCTTGCCACATTTCCATTTGCCCCATTCCAAAGGCTTACAAGGATGGTCCCCTTGGTTTCACTACTCCCAGGATCGACATTAAAACCGTAACTTTTTTCATAATATCGCTGGCAAAGCGCCAATTCCGTTCCCAACGGCCGCCGCTCAAAGGGCGTTGCGATCGAACCCTTTTCAAGCTGCACGCGGGCAATGTCAAGATTATATGTGCCATTGTTTCCGCTGGAAATAATCCTTATCTCGAAATAATCATTTCCATTAGTTCCTAATTGCTTGCCTGCTATTGAATCAATGTTAAATGTGTAAACAAATTTTTTCCATGCTGTTGTGACATTGAAATTAATATTATCACTGTCCACATTAGGGGAAGGACTTCCTCCACTTCCAAAATGTTGAATCCAATCTATGCTCAAATTGCTTATTGCTGAATCTGCTTTGGCCCAAAAGGAATAAGTTATAGTTTCCCCGGCGAAAGTCCTGACCCCTTCTATTCGTTGAACTAAAAGTCCATGGCCGACAGTGGACTGTGTTGTTTGGTTGTGACGATAGAAAAATTCAGGCTCACCGGGGACATCCGTTTGCCCCAAGGCGAAAGATTCTCTTGTTACTGTTCTGCCACCATCTCCATTCTCCGAAAACCAACGATCTGCCGTATATCCTCCTGCTGTTAAGGTAAAGCTTGTGCCCCGTTGCCATATACGAAAATCGCCATTGATGACGGCGTTTTTGTAGCCTTTCGACGTAACCGGATTCGTGTTGCCGCCTGAATCCAATTGGTACAGGTTGCCGTCGTCTTTCAGGTACAGCTTTTGCCGCCCGCTGGCCGGGTTGGACGGGGTGGATGCTTGTTCCTTGAAATCCACGGAACCATCCGTAATTAGTTCATCCGCCCAATACTGAATAGCTTCGGCCACCGGCGCGAAATACAGCACCCCGGCCAACAGCACGCCGCTCAACAAAAAGAAAAATCGTTTCATGTTTTCATCCTATGGAATCGGTTGCACGTTGCAATGAATTTTGATGTCGATTTCCGCCCCCGGGAACGTGGACCCCACGTTTTTCACCTTGATCCCGAAGTCCTGGAGCGCGGTGTAACTCAATCCGGCGATGGCCGCGTTCCCGGACTGCTGTCCGGCGCTGATCGATGCGGTCTTCGTTTGCTCCGCCCCATCCTTGAGGAAATCGATGGTGAACGCCGCGCCGCTTGGACCCTTCCGCGCGAACATCGACACCTTGACGATGTCCACGGCCACATCGAAACGGAACTTGTCGAAAATAATTTCCTCATCTTCCGCCACGCCCGCCAGGTGAACGGACAGGTATTGCGCGGCAATTTCGTTTAATTTATCCTTCATGGCGTCTTCCGACGCCTTCCAGTCGTTATTGCCCAGCGCAGGCTTTGTGAAATTTAAATTCGGCGCAGTCATGGGTTATGGCCTCGCATAGGTGTGCTCGATATCGATCTGCAACGTGTCGTTGGAGCCTTTGTTTTTCACCGCAAACACGATGCGCGTCAGCAGGGTGCCCAGGCTGGCGGCGTTCAGGATGCCCACCTCTGTCAACGCGCCCGTGGCCACGCCTGCGCCAAACGTGGCGGAATAGGTGACCTTGTTATTGCTGGCGGTTTTGGACGTCAACGCGATGCGCGACAACTCGGTTTCCAGCGTCGTATCCCCTGCCGCGGCCGCAATGCTGCCGGTGCCCACCGCCATGTGGCTCATTGCGGTTTCCGGGCTGTCGCTCATCGCGGCGGCGATGTGATCCAGCCCGGCATCGGTGACCAGCAATGCAGATAAAAGATTAAACATATTATTTCCCCCGCAAAAAGTTGATGAAACGATTCAGCGCCGACGGGCGGTTGATAATAACCTCTTGACCTTTCAGCTTCCCGTCCGGACCGAAATGCGTGATGGTGATCTTTTCCTCAACGATGCCGCGCTCGTTGAACGCCTTAGGCCACGCTTTTTTTTTCTTCATCATAACGGCGCCCTCCCTCCATACTCGCTGTTTCCGTAACCCTGCTGGCCGTATCCGATGAACTCACCCAGCGCGGCAAACGCCGCCTCATCCACCTCAAGGCTTTCGGTGTGGCGTTGCACGGCTGTCTGAGCCTGCGATTCGGTGATCTCGATTACCTCGCTCAATCGCAGGCCGACTAGTCCGGCTAGCACCTCGCTGATCTGAATGATCTCAGGTTGAACCGACGTCTCGGCCTGCGCGGCGGACTCGGTCACGTTCACCGTCTCCGCATTGACCTGGGTGATGGCCTGCAGGACGGCCTCCGTCACATTCACTCCCTCGGATAACACGGAGGTCAGCAGGCTTGAGATCGCTTCCGAGACGGTGATCGCATCGAAATCCTTACCGCCATAACCGGTGTTGCCATAACCCTGTTGACCGTACCCGCCCGCGACGTCGGTGATCGAGCCGTCGAGCAACAGCATGGTCTCGGCCATCGCAGACGCCTCGGAGACATTCACCGTTTCCGATTGCGCCACGACATACGTGGCCAGCAGGGTGATCGCCTCGGAAATGCTGATCGATTCCGCGAAGGTGTCCTCCAGAATCGCCGCAGGAAAGATGCGGAACACGAGGATAATGGAATTCATCACACCGTCCCGTCCGGATCCATGCCGGCGTGACACGCTTAATATTTCCGCCAGAATTTCGTTGTAGTTGCCGTTCGGATGGGTGAAAGCAATGATATCGCCCTTCTCCAGCTCCGCCGCGTCCAGGAACAATTCCGCCTCCACCACCACGGAAGGCGTCGCGTGCTGGGTGATGTAAAACTCCGCCAAGTGCTCGGCCATCTCGTCGGAGCGGACGAACCGGAAATCTTCAAGCCGCGGCGCATCCTTTCTTCCAAATAATCCAATCGAGGCGCTGTCTTCCCTGGTGATCGTTCCCTGGAAATCCCCCGCCTCCAGGCTGTACCGGTACTTGACGTCCAGGCTGGTGACGATATTCGTGGTCTCCGTTTCCTTGAACCGGATCATCTCCTTGCCGGATTGGGTGCGCCGGATCATGGATTGAGGGATCGTCTTCACCGGCGCCGGCAAGGAGCCGCCTTTGTTCAACGGACGGTACCTGAGCACTGCTCGGCCCTGCTCGTCCCACCAGAAATCCGACCTGCACTCTTTCCGCCATCGGTCCCAGATATCCCGCAGGCGCGACCGGCCCTCGATGACCCCGCCGAACTTGTAACCCCCGGCGATGGCGGTGGCGTAGCTGGTGCCGGCCGCCATGAAGCTGGCGCTGTCGATTTCATTGGAAGTCAACCCTGCGCCCTTCAATAAAAGCCAGGCGAACGCATGATC
Protein-coding regions in this window:
- a CDS encoding Acb2/Tad1 domain-containing protein — translated: MPEQFESTSDNRAGKNVMRHQYRTLSEAEKENMCAIKDLGAQFHHHLENMEPSREISIAKTKVEEAVMWACKHITK
- a CDS encoding phage tail protein yields the protein MFNLLSALLVTDAGLDHIAAAMSDSPETAMSHMAVGTGSIAAAAGDTTLETELSRIALTSKTASNNKVTYSATFGAGVATGALTEVGILNAASLGTLLTRIVFAVKNKGSNDTLQIDIEHTYARP